GCGTGTGCGATTGCCATGGAAGATGCGCGGCGTAGCCACGTTCCGAGCATGGCAGCCAAGACCAAGTACAGGCGTGATGGCGCATTCTCGGTCAATCTGTGTACCGAGGCGGTGTCGATGCTTTTCGCCGCGAGCGGCGCGCGCGGATTGTTCACGAGCGGCGTCTTGCAGCGGCAATTCCGCGATGCTCACGCCATCAACTCGCATCTCGCGTTCAATTTCGACGCGGCGGGTACGAACTACGGTCGCGTGGCGCTCGGCCTGCCGTCCGAGAACCTGACGCTGTGAGGCCGGCTGATGACTGATTTGCCCAAGCAGCCGCCGGCCGCAGACCCAGCCAACGAGTTGGCGAGCGACAGCTCGCCGATCGATCCCCGCGATTTTCGCAATGCCCTCGGTACCTATGCGACGGGCGTGACCATCATTACTGCGACGGGGCCCGACGGCAAACCCTATGGTCTAACGTGCAATTCGTTTGCGTCGGTGTCGCTCAATCCGCCGCTCGTGCTCTGGAGTCTCGTCGTCTATTCGTCGAGCCTGACCGTTTTTCAGAATGCCAGTCATTTCGCGGTCAACGTGCTTGGCGTCTCGCAGCAGGCGCTGGCGAACAAGTTCGCAAAATCAGCGGACGACAAGTTCACCGGTGTCGACTGGAGTCCCGGGCTCGGGAATGCGCCGGTGCTTGCGGAAAGTGTCGCTAATTTTCAGTGCCGGTCGGTCAATCGATATTACGGCGGCGATCACGTGATCTTTCTTGGAGCCGTCGAGGCCTATTTCTACAATCGAAACGAGCCGCTGCTTTTTGCGCGCGGGAGCTACGGGCGTTTTTTGGCGGACGATGATCGCTAGCAGTCGTCCTAAGATGGACCGGTTCGGCGCTCCGTGCCCAAGCCAGTTCAGCCTTTCGGCGCGGAAAGTTTATAGATCTCCAGTGCATCGGCATCCGTGCCGCGGCTCGCGCCTGCAAGCCTGAACAGTTGCCCCGCGAGCGACGCCATCGGCACGGGCGTCGAGGTAGCGTGGGCGACATCGGCGATGGTGTCGAGATCCTTCAACATGGTCGCGATGTGGCCGAGCGGCGGGGAGTGAATGCCCTGAACCATCCGCGGCACAAAGAGCTGGAGGGGAATGGAATCGGCAAAGCCTCCGGCGAGGGCTTCCGGAAGCCGTCCTGCGTCGATCCCGGCGTTCACCGCAAGGCGCGTTGCCTCGGCAAGGACGGCCATCGCGCAGCCAACGATCACCTGGTTGCAGAGCTTGGTGGTCTGTCCGGCGCCGGTCGGACCCATGTGAGTGAGCCTGCGTGCCATTGCGAGAACGTACGGCCGTACCCTCTCGACATCGATGGCGTCTCC
This region of Bradyrhizobium sp. CCGUVB1N3 genomic DNA includes:
- a CDS encoding flavin reductase family protein, with product MTDLPKQPPAADPANELASDSSPIDPRDFRNALGTYATGVTIITATGPDGKPYGLTCNSFASVSLNPPLVLWSLVVYSSSLTVFQNASHFAVNVLGVSQQALANKFAKSADDKFTGVDWSPGLGNAPVLAESVANFQCRSVNRYYGGDHVIFLGAVEAYFYNRNEPLLFARGSYGRFLADDDR
- a CDS encoding NAD(P)-dependent oxidoreductase; translated protein: MAESRAANPHTAEKLGYLGLGLMGAPMTRRLLAAGFEVAIWNRSAAKAAALVEAGANRVASPRDVLTSAGIVFMCLTDAAAVEDVIFGPEGLAAAPGVGKLVVDFSSIHPDATRDIAARLKAANGMSWIDAPVSGGTKGAEEGTLAVMAGGDAIDVERVRPYVLAMARRLTHMGPTGAGQTTKLCNQVIVGCAMAVLAEATRLAVNAGIDAGRLPEALAGGFADSIPLQLFVPRMVQGIHSPPLGHIATMLKDLDTIADVAHATSTPVPMASLAGQLFRLAGASRGTDADALEIYKLSAPKG